A region from the Muribaculum gordoncarteri genome encodes:
- a CDS encoding sensor histidine kinase — protein MDSSNRLTYPQRLFLWLLGYSLLLVGCFITFQYHREKEFKADEMNTRLQMINTYILTELEHGKNISDISLRDFHPFDDIRVSVIKNDGTVVYDNSIDSLPGKNHLDREEIRQALAHKSGYTVRRHSESTGDSYFYSATKGDNGYIVRTAVPYSISLSGLLNPDVNFIWVMGAVALVMCVLGYFATRRVGLHITRLKKFAEDVESGIKISDSEPFPSDELGSISNNIVRIYARLQQANIDRDREHNAALHEQQEKERIKKQLTNNINHELKTPVASIKVCVETLLEHKNISSEKHDLFLQRCLMNAERLQHLLADVALITRMDDGSATIMKENVDLSRIISDVVSDRDIIAGSKGIVIENDVVRTLEMSGNPSLLEAMFNNLIDNAIAYSGGDTIKIRLLYEDVKKIVITVSDNGVGVNEEHMPRLFERFYRIDKGRSRAAGGTGLGLSIVKNAVMLHGGTITAENVRTGGLSFKITLSR, from the coding sequence ATGGATTCATCGAATAGGCTCACATATCCGCAGCGGCTTTTCCTTTGGCTGCTCGGTTATTCTCTACTTCTCGTGGGGTGCTTCATCACTTTCCAATACCACCGTGAAAAAGAGTTCAAGGCGGATGAAATGAACACCCGGCTTCAGATGATAAACACCTATATCCTTACGGAACTGGAACATGGTAAAAACATATCGGATATCAGTCTGCGCGATTTCCATCCCTTCGATGACATAAGGGTAAGCGTGATAAAGAATGACGGAACGGTAGTCTATGACAATTCAATCGACTCGCTTCCCGGCAAGAATCATCTTGACCGTGAAGAGATAAGACAGGCTCTTGCACATAAATCCGGCTACACAGTGCGCCGTCACAGCGAAAGCACAGGCGATTCTTACTTTTATTCAGCCACCAAAGGCGATAACGGATACATAGTCCGCACGGCAGTACCTTATTCAATATCGTTGAGCGGGTTACTGAATCCGGATGTCAACTTTATTTGGGTTATGGGAGCTGTCGCATTGGTCATGTGTGTGCTGGGGTATTTTGCCACCAGACGAGTCGGGCTGCATATCACCAGACTTAAAAAATTTGCAGAAGATGTTGAGAGCGGTATTAAGATTTCGGATTCGGAGCCTTTCCCAAGTGACGAATTAGGGTCAATATCAAATAATATCGTCCGTATCTATGCCCGCCTGCAACAAGCTAACATTGACCGTGACAGGGAACATAATGCCGCACTCCACGAACAGCAGGAGAAGGAACGGATAAAAAAACAGCTTACCAACAATATCAATCACGAACTGAAAACACCCGTCGCATCCATAAAGGTATGTGTGGAAACGCTTTTGGAACATAAGAACATCAGCAGCGAGAAACACGACTTATTTCTACAACGCTGCCTGATGAACGCGGAGAGGTTACAGCATCTTCTCGCGGATGTAGCCCTTATAACTCGAATGGACGACGGCAGTGCTACAATAATGAAGGAGAATGTAGATCTTTCCCGGATTATCAGTGATGTTGTCAGTGACCGTGACATCATAGCCGGATCAAAAGGGATAGTCATAGAGAATGATGTTGTCAGGACGCTCGAAATGTCAGGCAATCCATCGCTATTAGAAGCGATGTTCAATAACCTTATTGACAATGCCATAGCATACAGCGGCGGTGACACAATTAAAATCAGGCTGCTTTATGAAGATGTCAAAAAGATTGTCATTACCGTATCGGACAACGGTGTCGGGGTTAACGAAGAGCATATGCCCCGCCTTTTCGAGCGGTTCTACCGTATAGACAAGGGCCGGAGCCGCGCCGCCGGTGGCACTGGCCTCGGCTTGTCAATAGTCAAAAATGCCGTCATGCTTCACGGAGGTACAATAACAGCGGAGAATGTCAGAACCGGCGGCCTGTCTTTCAAGATAACGCTCAGTAGATAG
- a CDS encoding MerR family transcriptional regulator, which translates to MQQNDTHEADFKTAANAYVSLVEQRARSPGQYPTGNRPRLYFHGEPIILLEDIVTGLDVSEKTIRRYRDAGKIKVYESIEGNIKFVLQCDLDRFLENSFISSSHPDYKTVKKKSTNGGNANHTTTKS; encoded by the coding sequence ATGCAGCAGAACGACACGCACGAGGCCGACTTCAAGACCGCCGCAAACGCATACGTTTCACTTGTGGAGCAGCGCGCCAGAAGTCCCGGCCAGTACCCTACGGGAAACAGACCGCGATTATACTTCCACGGAGAGCCGATTATTCTTCTCGAAGACATCGTAACCGGGCTTGATGTCAGCGAGAAAACAATTAGACGCTACCGCGACGCAGGAAAAATCAAGGTTTACGAGAGCATAGAGGGCAATATCAAGTTTGTGCTTCAATGCGACCTCGACAGGTTTCTCGAAAACTCCTTCATCAGTTCGTCCCATCCAGACTATAAGACTGTAAAGAAGAAATCAACCAACGGCGGAAACGCCAACCACACCACCACTAAATCATAA
- a CDS encoding TonB-dependent receptor: MNLKSLPLSLTLVALVGCYADMEAGIIKGTVYDGGTDEPLIGASVMANPGINGTATDIDGNYTLRLPEGKYDFSVKYIGYRDTVITRQIPAGDEIITLDIRMNPDATSLAEVTVTAVARKDTESAMIEEEKQSDVVQTGVSAQQIAKTQDKDASEVIRRVPGISIIDDKFVMVRGLSQRYNNVWLNGGAVPSSEADSRAFSFDIIPSSQLDNIVIVKSPAPEYPSDFTGGFVMVRTKYQPAKSGFDISVGTSFNDMTHFRDFKYYKGGGKYYSGGFDSPLLTYSGFPNRIDPLNNGFNNDWKVYVKKPIGDLKVNASYSNRWRFESGSSLGLLASVNFSDAYRTLLDMENSLYGPYDVTNDSPVYLRKATDNQYTNDLKLGALLNLSFLPQNDRHRFEWKNIYNRIVKNRYSDRTGFNSQPDNIQDMEYYYSTRNTFNTQFTGRHEFSSASLWDWSAGYAYSDRDMPDRRLIQLTDRTDQRMGIYRISREFTRLREHTASLNTNYRHEFDFGAIKPVLKTGLYGEYRNRTYDVREFQYGWQPDNNLPDGFMFNPDVTGEILIPENYGPDKLYLYENVNFLNSYKASSRQISGYVGVNIPWRSLTIYGGVRYEYVDQLLRMNTRQSEESLQDTHYYYKDFFPSVNVSYRFNDRHQVRAAYGRTTNRPEFRELAPTVYYDFDLGSSVMGNYDLKAAYIQNIDLRYEWYPSKNEIVSVALFYKKFTNPIEWTYTVAGGTDLIYSYINAKGADNYGIEVDIRKNLGFIGLDDFSLSFNGSLIKSKVTFDKGNNIDRPMQGQSPYLINTGLFYNRDGWSAAVLYNRIGKRIVGVGNKYGTGVDGNARNIPNSYEMPRNSLDISFGKKFGHWELKASVRDVLAERYLFKQIEEVEVLGKNKSIEEITRSYKPGRNFNLSITYSF; the protein is encoded by the coding sequence ATGAATTTGAAAAGCTTACCGCTAAGTCTTACACTTGTCGCCCTCGTCGGATGCTATGCCGACATGGAAGCCGGCATAATAAAAGGAACGGTGTATGACGGCGGCACTGACGAGCCGCTGATAGGCGCGTCTGTCATGGCCAATCCCGGCATCAATGGAACGGCAACAGACATTGACGGCAATTATACCCTTCGGCTTCCGGAAGGAAAGTATGATTTTTCCGTTAAGTACATCGGTTACAGGGACACAGTGATAACACGACAGATACCCGCCGGTGATGAGATAATTACATTGGACATCCGCATGAATCCGGACGCCACATCTCTGGCCGAAGTGACTGTTACCGCTGTCGCACGAAAGGACACCGAATCCGCAATGATTGAGGAAGAGAAACAGAGCGATGTGGTGCAGACAGGAGTGTCGGCCCAACAGATAGCAAAGACTCAGGACAAAGACGCTTCGGAAGTGATACGCCGTGTACCGGGTATCTCAATCATAGACGACAAGTTCGTGATGGTGCGCGGACTCTCCCAGAGATATAACAATGTGTGGCTCAACGGAGGCGCGGTGCCAAGTTCAGAAGCAGATTCAAGAGCTTTCTCATTCGACATAATACCGAGTTCACAGCTTGACAACATAGTGATTGTGAAAAGTCCCGCGCCTGAATATCCGTCGGATTTTACCGGAGGATTCGTTATGGTAAGGACCAAGTATCAACCGGCGAAAAGCGGATTTGACATCTCGGTCGGCACCTCATTCAATGACATGACACATTTCCGCGATTTCAAATACTATAAAGGCGGAGGCAAATACTATTCAGGTGGATTTGATTCTCCATTATTGACTTATTCCGGTTTCCCGAACCGTATCGACCCGCTCAACAACGGCTTCAACAACGACTGGAAAGTCTATGTTAAGAAGCCGATAGGCGATCTGAAAGTCAACGCCTCATACAGCAACCGCTGGAGATTTGAATCCGGGTCTTCTCTCGGATTACTGGCAAGCGTAAATTTCTCGGACGCATACCGCACTCTTCTTGATATGGAGAATTCCCTTTACGGGCCATACGATGTGACCAACGACAGCCCCGTATATCTCCGCAAAGCGACCGACAACCAATATACCAATGACCTCAAACTTGGCGCACTGCTCAATCTCTCTTTCCTCCCTCAAAACGACAGACACCGTTTTGAATGGAAGAACATCTATAACAGAATCGTCAAGAACCGTTATTCCGACCGCACGGGATTCAACTCGCAGCCTGACAACATTCAGGACATGGAATATTATTACTCCACCCGCAACACATTCAACACCCAATTTACAGGGCGGCATGAATTCAGCTCCGCCTCCCTTTGGGACTGGAGTGCCGGTTATGCCTATTCCGACCGGGACATGCCGGACAGACGGCTGATCCAACTCACAGACCGCACCGACCAAAGGATGGGTATTTACCGCATAAGCCGTGAATTTACAAGACTGAGGGAACACACGGCATCACTCAATACCAACTATCGTCACGAATTTGATTTCGGAGCAATAAAACCGGTGTTGAAGACGGGACTATACGGAGAGTACCGCAACAGGACATACGATGTCCGTGAATTTCAATACGGCTGGCAACCCGACAATAACCTTCCGGACGGGTTTATGTTCAATCCGGATGTTACGGGTGAGATATTGATACCCGAGAACTATGGCCCCGACAAGCTCTATCTGTACGAGAATGTCAATTTCCTGAACAGCTACAAGGCAAGCAGCCGACAGATTTCGGGATATGTCGGTGTCAACATTCCGTGGCGTTCACTTACAATCTACGGTGGTGTAAGATATGAATATGTCGATCAGTTGTTGAGAATGAATACCCGCCAGTCGGAGGAAAGCCTTCAGGACACCCATTATTACTATAAGGATTTCTTCCCGTCGGTAAACGTGAGCTACCGTTTCAATGACAGACATCAGGTCAGAGCCGCCTACGGACGCACCACAAACCGCCCTGAGTTCCGTGAACTTGCGCCTACGGTTTATTACGATTTTGACCTCGGAAGCAGCGTGATGGGCAATTATGACCTCAAAGCCGCATATATTCAGAACATAGACCTGAGATATGAATGGTACCCGTCGAAGAACGAGATTGTTTCGGTGGCGCTGTTCTACAAGAAATTCACCAATCCGATTGAATGGACATATACCGTTGCCGGAGGCACAGACCTCATCTACTCATATATCAATGCAAAAGGAGCTGACAATTACGGCATAGAAGTGGACATCCGCAAAAACCTCGGATTTATCGGTCTTGACGATTTCAGCCTTTCGTTCAACGGCTCGCTTATCAAGAGCAAAGTGACATTTGACAAGGGCAACAACATCGACCGTCCGATGCAGGGACAGTCGCCGTACCTGATCAACACCGGCCTGTTCTATAACCGCGACGGATGGTCGGCAGCTGTACTCTATAACCGCATCGGCAAGCGAATCGTCGGCGTAGGAAACAAATACGGAACAGGCGTTGATGGTAACGCCCGCAACATCCCCAACTCCTACGAGATGCCGCGCAATTCATTGGACATATCGTTTGGCAAGAAATTCGGTCATTGGGAGTTGAAAGCCTCGGTGCGTGATGTTCTTGCCGAGCGGTACCTGTTCAAACAGATTGAGGAAGTCGAAGTCCTCGGTAAAAACAAGAGTATCGAAGAAATAACCCGAAGCTACAAGCCGGGACGGAATTTCAATCTATCAATAACATACAGTTTCTAA
- a CDS encoding fibronectin type III domain-containing protein, whose amino-acid sequence MQLRRTLAEMQSSGMPYSIAMTVNGDPCTVMGFAWFTNPGTKNGEVQIVAKENAVPADFDNPDMSFPAAVQQVNGLNYSIEKNKLSGIESNIKVDYLSHKAKAAGLTPATTYSYRVGSADGWSEIGTFTTASADKNAGYSFIYITDTQAQNDEMFNVSQKTVHAARKLVPEAAFILCNGDLVETSGSNNSEWEYEQWFSTMQDIWLNTPLVVTMGNHDISGNRNFAYHFNNDNSYNENAEVPTDMDGTVFSFVRGDVLYLVMSYENWNKPGYLDSLGKWMRSQVGAHKDVKWKIASFHKNMFTGSRSHQDDADGKAVRAAMLPLFSELGINMAFQGHDHIYEVIGPVNNTTKTLASNGVEEVLTVGEPGARENMTGREGGVFNTAAGTLYFLNNSAGKKKYEPRTEEEMIASYSKHEIENYWGLFSGKFGQTGEPTFSRVDVTPESFTVSTYTVDDNGNPTLFDSFKVINNPDGAGIADVAAETTADIRWDAAGYIRISNIAPESVDVYDIEGRNVCHTQSAIIPTDNYTIGLYIVKASAQNKTYTGKILIK is encoded by the coding sequence ATGCAACTCCGCAGAACGCTTGCGGAAATGCAGTCATCGGGTATGCCTTACAGCATAGCCATGACTGTCAACGGCGACCCATGCACCGTAATGGGATTCGCATGGTTCACCAATCCCGGAACAAAGAACGGAGAGGTTCAAATTGTGGCGAAAGAGAATGCAGTTCCTGCGGATTTCGATAATCCCGACATGTCATTCCCGGCCGCAGTGCAGCAGGTCAACGGCCTCAACTATTCCATCGAAAAGAACAAACTTTCCGGCATAGAAAGCAATATCAAGGTGGATTACCTGAGCCATAAGGCAAAAGCGGCTGGCCTCACTCCTGCTACCACATATTCCTATCGTGTCGGTTCAGCCGATGGATGGAGCGAAATCGGTACCTTCACCACGGCATCCGCCGACAAGAACGCAGGTTATTCATTCATCTATATAACCGACACACAAGCACAGAATGACGAGATGTTCAACGTGTCGCAGAAAACCGTACATGCAGCACGCAAATTGGTTCCTGAAGCAGCGTTCATACTGTGTAATGGAGACCTCGTGGAAACATCCGGGTCGAACAACTCCGAATGGGAATACGAACAGTGGTTCTCAACCATGCAGGACATATGGCTAAATACACCTCTTGTCGTCACAATGGGCAATCATGACATCAGTGGCAACCGCAATTTTGCCTATCACTTCAACAATGACAATTCGTACAATGAGAACGCAGAGGTTCCCACCGATATGGATGGTACCGTATTCTCATTTGTAAGAGGCGATGTCCTGTATTTGGTTATGAGCTATGAGAACTGGAATAAGCCCGGTTATCTGGACAGTCTTGGCAAATGGATGCGCTCTCAGGTGGGAGCCCATAAGGATGTCAAATGGAAAATTGCATCTTTCCACAAGAATATGTTTACAGGCAGCCGCTCACATCAGGATGATGCCGATGGCAAAGCTGTCCGCGCCGCCATGCTTCCTCTATTTTCCGAACTTGGAATAAACATGGCTTTTCAAGGTCACGACCATATCTATGAGGTCATTGGCCCAGTAAACAACACTACAAAAACGCTCGCATCTAATGGCGTCGAGGAAGTTCTGACGGTTGGAGAACCTGGTGCAAGAGAAAATATGACAGGCCGTGAAGGAGGTGTTTTCAACACGGCTGCCGGAACTCTCTATTTCCTCAATAATTCGGCCGGTAAGAAGAAGTACGAACCTCGAACTGAGGAAGAGATGATTGCTTCTTATTCCAAGCATGAAATCGAAAACTACTGGGGTTTGTTTTCGGGTAAATTTGGACAGACCGGTGAACCGACATTCAGCCGCGTTGATGTCACTCCTGAATCCTTCACAGTATCGACTTACACAGTTGATGATAATGGCAATCCTACTCTGTTTGATTCTTTCAAGGTAATTAACAATCCTGACGGAGCCGGTATAGCCGATGTTGCCGCCGAAACGACGGCTGATATCAGATGGGACGCTGCCGGTTATATACGAATATCTAATATTGCCCCAGAGTCAGTCGATGTCTATGACATAGAAGGCAGAAATGTATGTCACACCCAATCTGCCATAATCCCCACGGATAATTACACAATCGGTTTATACATCGTGAAAGCATCTGCTCAAAACAAGACATATACAGGGAAGATACTTATAAAGTAA
- a CDS encoding sigma-54-dependent transcriptional regulator, which yields MNKILIVEASDSDRRLMSGLLVKSGYEPIAFESMEAAKEAVVKLPPGAVVVTAMKFAHGTAQELINWQKCEGYKFPVIAIVDNMNAVDLLSVMRDGGAVDVVQRPAIDKQLVETVGRYAKPESVVIQLDNALIPRRSAKFKEIEQSIERIAQTNVNCIIFGESGMGKEQIARQIYLQSSRTQKPITVIEAGGAELVGLHDPKSDRNEMYNRIKSYSQNAAGGTIILKNIQLLNFEKQSVFLHILSEEHPDVRMICTANGTLMKMLAEEDFRDNLFYMLRQSGINVPPLREMTEDIPDIADYLLAIYAHKTSQVRKRLDASAIKALKLYPWPGNIRELKDTILMAAFHADGDIISADDLVFSDIQPETAEDLTHRNPKAEKDRIIRAYIRAGTWRGAAKLLNVSEKTLIQLRKKHHINPHGEIES from the coding sequence ATGAACAAGATCCTCATTGTAGAGGCATCTGACTCCGACCGTCGGCTTATGTCGGGCTTGCTTGTCAAGTCCGGCTACGAGCCGATTGCCTTCGAGAGCATGGAGGCAGCAAAAGAGGCGGTGGTGAAACTGCCGCCCGGCGCGGTCGTGGTAACGGCGATGAAATTCGCCCACGGCACCGCGCAAGAGTTAATTAACTGGCAAAAATGCGAGGGATACAAGTTTCCCGTTATTGCCATAGTGGATAACATGAATGCCGTAGATCTTCTCTCGGTGATGCGCGATGGTGGTGCCGTGGATGTTGTACAGCGCCCGGCGATTGACAAGCAACTTGTTGAAACCGTCGGCAGATATGCCAAGCCTGAGAGTGTTGTGATACAGCTCGACAATGCACTGATTCCAAGACGGAGTGCAAAGTTCAAGGAGATTGAGCAGTCGATAGAACGAATTGCCCAGACCAATGTCAACTGCATCATATTCGGTGAAAGCGGCATGGGAAAGGAACAGATTGCACGGCAAATATATCTCCAAAGCTCTCGGACACAGAAGCCTATAACGGTAATCGAGGCCGGAGGCGCGGAGCTGGTAGGTCTGCACGACCCCAAATCCGACCGCAACGAGATGTATAACCGCATCAAAAGCTATTCCCAGAACGCTGCCGGAGGAACAATCATCCTGAAGAATATCCAGCTTCTCAATTTCGAGAAACAATCGGTGTTCCTGCATATTCTCTCGGAGGAACATCCCGATGTGAGGATGATATGCACCGCCAACGGCACACTGATGAAGATGCTCGCCGAGGAAGATTTCCGCGACAATCTTTTCTATATGTTGCGTCAGTCGGGTATCAACGTGCCGCCGTTGCGCGAGATGACCGAGGATATTCCTGACATTGCCGATTATCTTCTTGCCATATATGCGCATAAGACATCTCAGGTGAGAAAGCGGCTCGACGCATCGGCTATAAAGGCTCTGAAACTGTATCCGTGGCCCGGCAATATCCGTGAACTGAAAGATACCATTCTAATGGCAGCCTTCCATGCCGACGGCGACATCATATCTGCCGATGACCTTGTTTTCAGCGACATTCAGCCGGAAACAGCCGAAGATCTGACCCACCGCAATCCGAAAGCGGAGAAAGACCGCATCATAAGGGCCTATATCCGTGCCGGAACATGGAGAGGTGCCGCAAAACTGCTGAATGTGTCCGAAAAGACACTTATTCAGCTCCGTAAAAAGCACCATATCAATCCCCACGGAGAAATTGAGTCTTGA
- a CDS encoding response regulator transcription factor, whose translation MEKAKRILVVDDEETLCDALAFNLEAEGYEVATAYSAEEALTHDLSGYDLILLDIMMGEISGTQLARIMKANPATASVPIIFCTAKDTEDDMIKGLDLGADDYIMKPYSLKAVLARIRTVLRRTSAYAAVPPTANDEVSYKGLVLSKRNRTCHVDGSEVKMPKKEFEILLKLMSNIGQVFSRAELLKEIWPDEVVVLDRVVDVNITRIRQKIGQYGKNIATRSGYGYGFIE comes from the coding sequence ATGGAAAAAGCAAAAAGAATACTTGTGGTCGATGACGAGGAAACGCTTTGCGATGCCCTTGCCTTCAATCTTGAAGCCGAAGGATATGAGGTGGCAACGGCTTACAGTGCCGAGGAAGCATTGACCCATGACCTTTCGGGTTACGACCTGATACTCCTTGATATAATGATGGGGGAGATTTCCGGCACCCAGCTTGCCCGCATAATGAAGGCGAATCCAGCCACGGCTTCGGTGCCGATAATATTCTGCACCGCAAAAGACACCGAAGATGACATGATAAAGGGGCTTGACCTCGGAGCCGACGACTATATAATGAAGCCTTACTCGCTGAAGGCGGTGCTTGCAAGAATCCGCACGGTGCTTCGCCGCACATCGGCGTATGCGGCGGTTCCACCGACGGCAAACGACGAGGTAAGTTACAAGGGGCTTGTGTTGTCAAAGCGAAACCGTACCTGTCATGTCGATGGCAGTGAGGTGAAGATGCCAAAAAAGGAATTCGAGATTCTGCTGAAACTGATGTCGAATATCGGGCAGGTTTTCTCACGTGCCGAACTGCTGAAAGAAATATGGCCTGATGAGGTGGTGGTGCTCGACCGCGTGGTGGATGTCAACATCACCCGTATCCGCCAGAAAATCGGTCAGTACGGCAAGAATATAGCCACACGTTCAGGTTACGGTTATGGATTCATCGAATAG
- a CDS encoding TonB-dependent receptor, with translation MKKVISLIVGMLAISLTIQGADSGGSRLLKGRILDNEHNPLPGAVVILDGKAHSAVADADGFYSFSNLESGTHRLNISYLGFVPVSQAIVLADTDVTQDIIMSDSSKELNEVVVTGVFSGQQRAINAQKSNINVTNIVSADQIGKFPDSNIGDALKRISGINVQYDQGEARFGQVRGTPADFSSVTINGSRIPSAEGDIRNVQLDLIPSDMIQTIEVNKTLMPDQDGDAIGGSINLVTKNSPRRLTLNAVAGTGYNWISRKAQMNFGLTIGNRFFNDRLGIMVSASYNNAPSGSYNTEFIWGKDDAGKLYLSDYQIRQYYVTRERQSYSLSADWKFNDFNKIWFKGIFNNRNDWENRYRTTLKDITPDGVADVRVQTKGGSHDNRNARLERQRTMDFTLGGENRLGFLSLDWRIGYARASEERPNERYIDFRLKKQHFSFDLSNPRTPFATPDEGSTMLLDDKFSLKDLTQQQEDITEQDLKASLDFKTRLSDRSKLKFGFKFVNKTKDKEIDYYEYTPVDKKGFNKDALAHSVNESTDRFMPSSRYQTGSFISKQFLGSLNLDDASLFEKAQVAEELVGNYNARENVTAGYIRLDSRITDNLNFTGGLRVENTALRYTGRIYDDESGTVSKTDPESSSYINFLPSMIFKWDVNKDFMIRAGYNQSISRPKYSALVPGMNIKRGDNEIVIGNPGLKATTSHNIDLNAEYYWKSIGLVSAGLFYKRIEGFIVDEVSFNHEYEGHVWTKFTQPKNGGNANIFGAEFSYQRDFSFIAPALRCVGLYGTYTYTHSRVTDFNFEGRENEKGLSLPGSPEHTANVSLYFEKFGLSARLSFNYASDFIDEMGASKFYDRYYDSVKYMDFNISYTFGKKTKFTIYADCTNLLNQPLRYYQGSKDLTMQQEYYGVKINGGIKVSF, from the coding sequence GTGAAAAAAGTAATTTCGTTAATCGTGGGTATGCTTGCCATAAGCTTAACCATACAGGGAGCGGACTCCGGCGGCTCCCGCCTGCTCAAGGGACGTATTTTGGACAATGAACACAATCCTCTCCCTGGCGCTGTTGTCATTCTTGATGGCAAAGCCCATTCAGCAGTGGCTGATGCCGATGGGTTCTATTCCTTTTCCAACCTTGAGTCAGGAACTCATAGACTGAATATCTCATATCTGGGTTTTGTCCCGGTATCCCAAGCCATCGTTCTGGCAGACACGGATGTAACGCAGGATATTATAATGTCAGACTCCTCCAAAGAGCTCAACGAAGTTGTGGTGACAGGTGTATTTTCGGGTCAGCAACGTGCCATAAACGCGCAGAAGAGCAACATAAATGTCACAAACATCGTTTCGGCTGATCAGATTGGCAAGTTCCCCGATTCAAACATAGGGGATGCCCTGAAGCGTATAAGCGGTATCAACGTGCAATATGATCAGGGAGAAGCCCGTTTCGGACAAGTTCGCGGCACACCCGCTGATTTCAGCTCCGTGACCATCAATGGTTCAAGAATCCCCTCGGCAGAAGGTGACATTCGCAATGTGCAACTTGACCTTATTCCGTCCGACATGATTCAGACTATCGAAGTCAACAAGACTCTGATGCCTGATCAGGACGGGGATGCGATAGGCGGTTCGATAAATCTTGTCACCAAGAACTCTCCCCGCCGACTTACACTTAACGCCGTAGCGGGGACCGGTTACAACTGGATAAGCCGGAAAGCGCAGATGAATTTCGGTCTCACCATAGGCAACCGGTTCTTCAATGACCGTCTTGGCATTATGGTTTCGGCTTCCTATAATAACGCCCCGTCCGGTTCTTACAATACTGAATTTATCTGGGGAAAGGATGATGCCGGAAAACTCTATCTATCTGATTACCAGATACGCCAGTATTACGTCACACGTGAGCGGCAAAGCTATTCGTTGTCAGCGGATTGGAAATTCAATGATTTCAATAAAATATGGTTCAAGGGAATTTTCAACAACCGCAACGACTGGGAAAACCGTTATCGCACGACTTTGAAAGACATCACACCTGACGGAGTCGCGGATGTACGTGTCCAGACAAAGGGTGGATCGCACGATAATCGCAATGCGCGTCTCGAACGTCAGCGTACTATGGATTTTACCCTCGGTGGTGAAAACCGGCTCGGTTTCCTGAGCCTTGACTGGAGAATCGGATATGCACGTGCCTCCGAAGAAAGGCCCAATGAGCGATACATAGACTTCCGGTTGAAGAAGCAGCATTTTTCATTTGATCTGTCGAATCCGCGAACACCTTTCGCAACACCCGACGAGGGTTCGACAATGCTCCTTGACGACAAATTCTCTCTTAAAGACCTCACTCAGCAACAGGAAGACATAACGGAACAGGACTTGAAAGCGTCGCTTGATTTCAAGACTCGCCTCAGCGACCGTTCAAAATTGAAATTCGGTTTCAAGTTTGTAAACAAGACAAAAGATAAGGAGATCGATTACTATGAATATACCCCTGTTGATAAAAAGGGGTTCAATAAAGACGCTTTGGCACATTCGGTTAATGAATCCACCGACCGTTTCATGCCGTCATCCCGCTATCAGACAGGTTCATTTATAAGCAAACAGTTTCTGGGGAGCCTCAACCTTGATGATGCCTCCTTGTTTGAAAAGGCGCAGGTTGCCGAAGAACTTGTTGGAAACTACAATGCCAGAGAGAACGTGACAGCAGGTTATATCCGACTTGATTCCAGAATCACAGATAATCTGAACTTCACCGGTGGATTAAGGGTCGAAAACACAGCATTGCGTTATACCGGCAGAATTTATGATGACGAATCGGGTACAGTATCAAAGACCGACCCTGAATCGTCAAGCTACATAAACTTCCTCCCCTCCATGATATTCAAATGGGATGTCAATAAGGACTTCATGATACGTGCGGGATATAATCAGTCGATTTCCCGTCCTAAGTATTCGGCATTGGTGCCAGGCATGAACATCAAGCGTGGCGACAACGAAATCGTAATCGGCAATCCGGGACTTAAAGCCACGACCTCGCACAATATAGACCTCAACGCGGAATATTATTGGAAATCCATCGGACTTGTATCAGCCGGCCTCTTCTATAAACGGATTGAAGGCTTTATAGTCGATGAAGTTTCATTCAATCATGAATATGAAGGGCACGTGTGGACCAAGTTCACGCAGCCTAAGAACGGCGGTAACGCCAATATCTTCGGCGCGGAGTTCTCTTACCAGCGCGACTTCAGCTTTATTGCTCCGGCTCTAAGATGTGTCGGACTCTACGGAACATATACCTATACCCATTCCAGAGTCACGGATTTCAATTTTGAGGGCCGCGAGAATGAGAAAGGATTGAGCCTTCCCGGTTCTCCGGAGCATACAGCCAACGTGTCGCTCTACTTTGAGAAATTCGGACTTTCCGCCAGACTATCGTTCAATTATGCTTCGGACTTTATTGATGAGATGGGTGCAAGCAAGTTTTATGACCGCTACTATGATAGCGTGAAATACATGGATTTCAACATAAGTTATACATTCGGAAAGAAGACAAAATTCACAATCTATGCCGACTGCACAAATCTACTGAATCAGCCGCTACGCTACTATCAAGGTAGCAAAGACCTCACCATGCAGCAGGAGTATTATGGAGTGAAGATCAACGGCGGCATAAAAGTTTCATTCTGA